A stretch of the Siniperca chuatsi isolate FFG_IHB_CAS linkage group LG24, ASM2008510v1, whole genome shotgun sequence genome encodes the following:
- the atp1b1b gene encoding sodium/potassium-transporting ATPase subunit beta-1b, producing MPSNKDDGGWKKLLWDSEKGELLGRTGSSWFKILLFYVIFYGCLAGIFVGTIQAMLLTLSDYKPTWQDRVAPPGLTHTPRSDKSEVSFNVNEMETYLPYTRALKDFLAKYDDENQRDQMKFEDCGDEPAEYKNRGDLESDVGVRKACRFSRTLLGPCSGIEDREFGFKEGKPCLIVKLNRIVNFRPRPPTSNESIPEEAQPKVQPNVIPIFCTHKKEEDAGKIGEIKYYGIGGGFPLQYYPYYGKLLHPQYLQPLVALHFTNLTLNTELRIECKVFGDNIDYSDKDRYQGRFDIKLQVNSL from the exons ATGCCTTCAAATAAAGACGATGGCGGATGGAAGAAGTTGCTGTGGGATTCGGAGAAAGGAGAGCTGCTCGGTCGTACCGGTAGCAGTTGGT TCAAAATTCTGTTGTTCTATGTCATTTTCTACGGGTGCCTGGCTGGGATCTTCGTCGGAACCATCCAAGCCATGCTGCTCACCCTGAGTGACTACAAGCCCACCTGGCAGGACAGAGTCGCACCCCCTG GCCTTACACACACTCCACGATCAGACAAATCTGAAGTGTCCTTCAACGTCAATGAAATGGAGACCTACCTGCCTTACACCAGGGCCTTGAAGGACTTCCTGGCCAAGTATGATGATGAAAACCAGAGGGACCAGATGAAGTTCGAGGACTGTGGAG ATGAGCCTGCAGAGTACAAGAACCGGGGCGACTTGGAGAGCGATGTGGGCGTCAGGAAGGCCTGTCGTTTCTCCAGGACCTTGCTGGGACCCTGCTCTGGCATCGAGGACCGCGAGTTTGGTTTTAAGGAGGGCAAGCCCTGCCTGATTGTAAAGCTCAACAGGATTGTCAACTTCCGTCCAAGG CCTCCTACCTCTAATGAAAGTATCCCTGAAGAGGCTCAACCCAAGGTGCAGCCCAATGTCATCCCGATCTTCTGCACCCACAAG aaagaggaggatgctggtAAAATTGGGGAGATTAAGTACTACGGTATTGGTGGCGGCTTTCCCCTGCAGTATTACCCCTACTACGGCAAGCTGCTGCACCCTCAGTACTTGCAGCCGCTGGTGGCACTGCACTTCACCAACCTGACCCTGAACACCGAACTGCGCATTGAATGCAAAGTGTTTGGAGACAACATCGACTACAGCGACAAGGACCGCTACCAGGGACGCTTTGACATCAAGCTCCAGGTTAACAGTTTATGA